TGTTCAAAACGATACGTCGACCGGACAACCGGAGGCTTCCTAAAAAGGAGGTTTCCGGTTGTTTTCTTTTTGCCAAAACGAAATGAAGAAGGGAGATCGTAATGACTTTACTGCAAATTAGTAAACTCGATCGGAGTTTTGAGACGGGAAAAGGCGTGACAAAAGCACTTGAACAAATTGATCTCAATGTGAATCAAGGAGAATTTATCACGGTGATCGGCCCGAGCGGCTGCGGGAAAAGTACCTTATTAAAAATAATTGCTGGATTGGATACAAGCCATGAGGGCTCTGTATTACTGGATAACCAAAAAGTTTCAGGACCAAGTATTGATAAAGGATTTATTTTTCAAGAACCCAGGTTGTTTCCCTGGCTGACAGTGGAAAAAAATATTGCGGCCAACTTGCCTGTGAAAGAAAATGCTACACAAGGAAGAGTACGAGAGCTGATTAACTTGGTCCGGCTGGAGGGTTTTGAAAATGCCTATCCAAAAGAGCTGTCGGGAGGAATGGCTCAGCGGGTATCCATCGCAAGAGCCCTGCTCAGAAATCCTAAGGTTCTCCTCCTGGATGAACCATTTGGAGCGTTGGATGCCTTTACCCGGTCACATATGCAAGAGGTGCTGCTCGATATCTGGCAGAAAAACCGGACGACTATGATCTTTGTGACTCACGACATCGATGAGGCCATCTATCTTGCCAGCCGAGTCGTGATCATGAATCCCCGGCCCGGCACGATTCGGGAAGTGATACCGATTGAGCTGAATCATCCCCGAAGAAAAACAGATCCTGCCTTCCAGGAAATACGTCAGCGTGTGTTGAGTGAATTTGAAAAAGTAGAGGAATTCGAGAAAACTGCAGCCGTCCGATAACGATGCAAAGGAGATGAAGTGATGAGCAATCAGACTGGAGTATTAACAAGAACGACTGTAGAGCGTAAACAAAGCATCAAGGAATCAGCAACAAAAAAACAGAGCAAAAACCCATTCCAATCCCATTTGGCAAGAGGATTGGCACTCCCGGTTTTTATCATCATTGTTTGGGAACTGGCAGGTGCTTACGGGCTGATTTCTGCCACCTTGCTGCCGAGGCCGAGTGAAATCCTTATCGCATTTAAAGAATTGATTCGTACCGGGGAATTATTCACACATTTTAAAATCAGCTTGTTCCGGGCGCTTACAGGATTTTTAATTGGCGGGGGACTTGGGCTTTTGGCCGGGCTGGCCGTCGGTTTCTCGAGCAAAACAGAGCAATCACTTGATCCTACGTTTCAGATGCTGCGGACAATTCCATCGTTAGCTGTAATACCGTTATTCATTCTCTGGTTTGGCTTTGGTGAGCTGTCAAAAATATTGCTGATCTCAAAATCTGCGTTCTTTCCGCTATATGTGAATGCGTTCTTAGGGATACGCGGTGTGGACTCTAAACTGTTTGATGTAGCGAAGGTGCTTGAATTCAGCAAATGGAAACAGATCACAAAACTCATTCTTCCTGCTGCACTACCAAATATCCTGCTCGGTTTACGGCTGTCATTAGGAGCGGCTTGGCTGGCTTTGGTAGCAGCTGAACTGATGGGATCGAGTGAAGGGATTGGATATCTGATTATGGATGCGCGGCAATTTTCTCAAACATCCGTGGTTTTCGTAGGAATCATCATTTTTGCGGTGTTCGGAAAAGCATCAGATTCACTGGTCCGATATTTTGAAAAGCGGCTTCTGAAATGGCGTGACAGCTATATCGGATGATCAAAATCTTACATAACAGGAGAGGAGAAAACGGATGAAATTAACGAAGAAAAAAATAATGCCGGGTGTATTCACATTGATTTTATTGATGGCTTTGCTTTCCGGCTGCAATGAGCAAAGCACGAACGCTGAGCAGAATGGTGACGTCACCGTCAACATCGGTGTTCAGGGGAGTACCGGTGTTCTGCCGTATGCCCGTGAAAAGAAATACTTTGAAAAAGCATTTGAGAAAGAAGGCGTAAAAGTAAAATGGAGTGAATTCGCAAGCGGCCCCCCTCACTTTGAGGCATTGGCATCTGGAAGGCTGGACTTCGGTGCAACCGGAGGAACTCCACTTATTGCCGGACAGTCGGGCAATGTTGATTTTAAGGCCATTGCGGTGACAACCAACGGAAAAAAAGGGAATTCCATCATCATACCAAAAGGAAGCAAGATAAAAGAGTTAAAAGATTTAAAAGGAAAGAAAATTGCGGTGGCTAAAGGAAGCAGTGCCTATAACTTTCTTTATATGGCGCTTGATCAAGCAGGGCTGACTGACAAGGATATTAAAATTGTACAGCTGCAGCCTGATGAAGCAAGGCCAGCTCTCGATAACGGTTCCATAGATGCCTGGTCGACCTGGGAACCTTACGCCACTACTGCAATTTTTCAAACAGGCGCAAAGTCCCTGGCTGATGGAGAGGACTTAAATATCAATGCTCCAAGCTTTCTCGTGGCAAGAACACAGTTTACGAAGGATCATCCTGACTTAACGGTCCTCTTCTTAAAAACGTATGAAAAGGCCAGACAAGAATTCATCAATCATCCGGATAAAGTAGCCAATGAAATTGCCAAACATGAGAAGCTGGAACCGGAAATTGTCCGGACGGTCTTAGAAAGAGCCGACTTAATCCTGTCTCCGACAACAAAAGAGTTTGCAAAAGCCCATCAGCATCAGGCTGATTTTCTATATAAAGTCGGAGGCATCAACAAAAAGCTTGATACATCGAAAGTGATAGAGAACCGGTTTGTTGAGAAGGCTCTAGAGAAGGAGTGAGCAGCAAACATTTGATGGAGGGATGAACGTGGGAGAAGCGTCTTTAAGAGAATGGCACCGCCCAAAAAACTTTGTTGCATCGATTACGAAGGAGCAGCTGCACCTTGTCAATTTAACAGATCTTGAGTTCACAGGCCTTTGCAAAGAAAGATACGGAGTGAATAAAGGGTTGTACAACACGATTGAAAGCTATTTTGCTAAGCGGGGAGTACGCAATATTCTCTATCGCAGAGTGTACATTCTTGAATTCCTGGCCGACGTTCAGAGCAAGAAAGGAAAGGAAAGCCGTGAAGCACACGTTTCCTTCGGTGCAGGAGGTTTGGCCAGAGCGCTGCACACCTTTTTTATTAAAAACCTTTAAGGGGGATTTTACTTTGGCAGACATCGTAACCATATCGGGAAGTCCATCGGTAACCTCGAGAACAGGAATCGTCCTTGATTATTTGAATGAGCTGGCTCAAAAAGGGGGACTTGAAACAGAATCTTTTTCAGTGCTTGATGTCCCGCCAGAAGATCTTGTTCTTGGCCATTTTCAGAGTCCACAACTGAAAGCTATTGAGAAGAGCATAAAGCAAGCCAAAGCTGTCATTATCGGAACTCCTGTGTACAAGGCAGCCTATTCCGGGGTCCTTAAGACGCTGCTGGATCTGCTGCCACGCGATATTCTATCCGGTAAAAGTATCTTGCCTATCGCAACGGGAGGTACCATCGCTCATCTTCTGAGCATCGATTATGCGTTAAAGCCTGTCCTTTATGCGGTTGGAGCAAGGAATATTTTAAATGGTATTTATTTAATCGATCTGCAGCTGCAGCATAACAATGGCCATGACGTTGCGTTTGATCCGGAAATCGAGCAGCGGCTGATCGTATCATTGAATGAACTGATCGATGAGATAAAGAAAGATTTGTACATCAGGGACTTTGAAAAAGCAGAGCTGCAAACTGCCGGAGACACTGAAGGAAAGGGGAATAAAGCATGAACGTATATTGGTTTTTGCCAACACATGGAGACAGCCGTTATTTAGGGACATCTGAAGGAGGAAGGCCCATTACGCTTTCCTATCTTCGTCAAATTGCGCAGGCGGCAGATAGCCTTGGCTTTAAAGGTGCACTCCTGCCGACAGGACACTCCTGCGAGGATGCGTGGGTGACCGCTTCTTCCTTGATACTGGCTACCGAAAAGATGAAGTTTCTTATCGCTGTAAGACCGGGTTTGGTCTCTCCCTCACTGGCGGCGCGGATGGCTTCCACCTTTGACCGGCTGTCCAACGGAAGGTTATTGATCAATGTCGTGACCGGGGGAGACCCAGTGGAGCTCGGCGGAGACGGATTGCACTTATCTCATAGTGACCGATATCAACTGACGGATGAATTTTTGACCATCTGGAGAGAGCTGCTGGCAGGCGAAACGGTTGATTTTGAAGGTGACCATTTCAAGGTGAAAGAAGGAAAAGTACTTTTTCCGTCACACCAGCAGCCATATCCGCCGCTGTATTTTGGCGGGTCATCCGAAGCGGCGCTAGAAGTGGCTGCCAAGCATATTGACGTTTATCTGACGTGGGGAGAGCCGCCTGCACAGGTGAAAGAAAAGATTGATAGAGTCAGAAAGCTGGCAGCTCAGCAGGGACGGACAGTCAGCTTTGGAATCCGGCTCCATGTGATTGTCAGGGAAACAGAAGAAGAGGCCTGGGATGCAGCTGATTCGTTGATTCAATATGTAGATGAGGAAACCATTGCCGCTTCACAAAAAGTCTTTTCACGATACGATTCTGTCGGGCAGAAGAGGATGGCTGCACTTCATAACGGAAAAAAAGATTCATTGGAGATCAGTCCAAACCTTTGGGCGGGAATCGGCTTGGTGCGAGGCGGGGCAGGAACGGCACTCGTGGGGGATCCAGATACGGTTGCACAGAGAATGATAGAATACAAGGAAATTGGAATTGATCACTTTATCTTCTCAGGTTATCCGCATCTTGAAGAAGCCTATCGAGTGGCAGAGCTCCTCTTTCCACGACTTCCTCTTGCGCATTTTGAATCGGCAGCAGAGCGCCCGTTTCATTCCTTCGGCGAAATTGTCGCCAATGCGTACCAGCCAATGAAAAGAAAAGCAAAATAAAAGTAAGCCAGTAAACATGCTGTTTTTTTCTGACAGAAAAAAGTAGTTATTGACAAATTTAACTAGTTTAAGTAATCTATAAAAGTAATTCATACAAAACCAGTCAGAATTATAGGGTTTATTATAAATGACAGCAAAAACTCATAACATGTTTATTGTATTGAGTTTTTGCAGTACATAATGATTGGTCCAGTTAAAAATTAAATAATGGGGGTTAGGGAATGAAAAGACTCAGTCTTATTTTTCTGGTTGTTTTCTCCATGCTTCTTTCCGCATGCGCACTCAACAGCTCAGGAGATAACGAATCAAAGGACAGCGGGGAGAAAGCAAGCACATCTGCTGTTAAAGATGCAAAAGGCAAAAGCTATAAAGCAACCGATGTATCAGCGCTGCCTGATAAAGCAAAAGCAAGAAAAGATACATTCATTGCGGGCATTTCTGCTCCAGGCGGAGTGTTCCTGCCATACTTTTATGAGAACGGGTGGGATGGCAATGCCACTACACCGATTTTTGCACCGCTTGTTGACTTAGATAAAGACGGGAAGCCGGTTCCGATCTTGGCT
This genomic stretch from Fictibacillus marinisediminis harbors:
- a CDS encoding ABC transporter ATP-binding protein, whose amino-acid sequence is MTLLQISKLDRSFETGKGVTKALEQIDLNVNQGEFITVIGPSGCGKSTLLKIIAGLDTSHEGSVLLDNQKVSGPSIDKGFIFQEPRLFPWLTVEKNIAANLPVKENATQGRVRELINLVRLEGFENAYPKELSGGMAQRVSIARALLRNPKVLLLDEPFGALDAFTRSHMQEVLLDIWQKNRTTMIFVTHDIDEAIYLASRVVIMNPRPGTIREVIPIELNHPRRKTDPAFQEIRQRVLSEFEKVEEFEKTAAVR
- a CDS encoding ABC transporter permease, which codes for MSNQTGVLTRTTVERKQSIKESATKKQSKNPFQSHLARGLALPVFIIIVWELAGAYGLISATLLPRPSEILIAFKELIRTGELFTHFKISLFRALTGFLIGGGLGLLAGLAVGFSSKTEQSLDPTFQMLRTIPSLAVIPLFILWFGFGELSKILLISKSAFFPLYVNAFLGIRGVDSKLFDVAKVLEFSKWKQITKLILPAALPNILLGLRLSLGAAWLALVAAELMGSSEGIGYLIMDARQFSQTSVVFVGIIIFAVFGKASDSLVRYFEKRLLKWRDSYIG
- a CDS encoding aliphatic sulfonate ABC transporter substrate-binding protein, which produces MKLTKKKIMPGVFTLILLMALLSGCNEQSTNAEQNGDVTVNIGVQGSTGVLPYAREKKYFEKAFEKEGVKVKWSEFASGPPHFEALASGRLDFGATGGTPLIAGQSGNVDFKAIAVTTNGKKGNSIIIPKGSKIKELKDLKGKKIAVAKGSSAYNFLYMALDQAGLTDKDIKIVQLQPDEARPALDNGSIDAWSTWEPYATTAIFQTGAKSLADGEDLNINAPSFLVARTQFTKDHPDLTVLFLKTYEKARQEFINHPDKVANEIAKHEKLEPEIVRTVLERADLILSPTTKEFAKAHQHQADFLYKVGGINKKLDTSKVIENRFVEKALEKE
- the ssuE gene encoding NADPH-dependent FMN reductase — translated: MADIVTISGSPSVTSRTGIVLDYLNELAQKGGLETESFSVLDVPPEDLVLGHFQSPQLKAIEKSIKQAKAVIIGTPVYKAAYSGVLKTLLDLLPRDILSGKSILPIATGGTIAHLLSIDYALKPVLYAVGARNILNGIYLIDLQLQHNNGHDVAFDPEIEQRLIVSLNELIDEIKKDLYIRDFEKAELQTAGDTEGKGNKA
- the ssuD gene encoding FMNH2-dependent alkanesulfonate monooxygenase, yielding MNVYWFLPTHGDSRYLGTSEGGRPITLSYLRQIAQAADSLGFKGALLPTGHSCEDAWVTASSLILATEKMKFLIAVRPGLVSPSLAARMASTFDRLSNGRLLINVVTGGDPVELGGDGLHLSHSDRYQLTDEFLTIWRELLAGETVDFEGDHFKVKEGKVLFPSHQQPYPPLYFGGSSEAALEVAAKHIDVYLTWGEPPAQVKEKIDRVRKLAAQQGRTVSFGIRLHVIVRETEEEAWDAADSLIQYVDEETIAASQKVFSRYDSVGQKRMAALHNGKKDSLEISPNLWAGIGLVRGGAGTALVGDPDTVAQRMIEYKEIGIDHFIFSGYPHLEEAYRVAELLFPRLPLAHFESAAERPFHSFGEIVANAYQPMKRKAK